The Silene latifolia isolate original U9 population chromosome X, ASM4854445v1, whole genome shotgun sequence genome contains the following window.
CAAAGCTAAACTGGTAATTATCCCAtcacttttttattttattatatcgACGGAATTTACTACTTGCCCAAGaaagaacttaattaaatatCCTGTCTAACTTGTTTGTATATTATTCCGTCAAACTGGTAATTATCCCGTCACTTTTTCATTTCCCTATGGGCGTTTTTGCAGGCTTTCTTCCCTTATTGTGTCGACCGTGAACATTGGTTTGCTTGCGTGTCTGACTTTGTTAAAAAGACCAATTTTATACTTGACTCAAACTTGCCTAGGCGTCTTGACACAAGATGTAAATTTTTAGTTGAAACGGTATGATTATATCCGTATGCCTTAGGGGTTTGTTACCTCAATTTTGTGTTGGTTTTCCTTCGCTtttatattattgtgtttttatttttttggttttttgtagTTATTTCCTGCTTTGAGGATTATTGCAAGAGACTTTCCAGGATACAAAAAGCTGTTGCAAATAAACAATTTTCCGTTTGTGACTGTGGATGTGCCTCGACAAAAGAATGGGTAccttacatgtttaaattatactcTACTCGTTTTTAATATTTTCGATGGGATACACACCATTTTAAAGCGTTTAACAAATTTCCTTATTTCAAATAGTATTCTTGCGGAGTCTATTTGCTGCAGTTTCTAGAAAACTTGAGTTGTCAATCATTATGGTCCGATCAGACTTGTTACGAGGTAATGATGTCTAAACCAAGTTATATTAGCCAAATATTATTCGACATATTTTATTGCAACACTTTCAATATTGTTGTCAAATATATATGCAGAATTTGGATGAATATGGTGAGAGTTTGATTGTAGATCTTATCAGATGGGAGGAAAACAAGAGAACGGTAATAACAATATCTACCGAATGCTTTATCTAATTTTGTTTCTATTATTTCCCAATCTTTTAACTGCAAGACTTTCAATATTGATGTCAAGTGACTTTAAACGTAAcaatatttccctacctttttttTGTAGGATTATAAATAGGTGTTATTTTTGCATGAATATGGTGAGAGTTTGCGTGCTTAGCAAACGGGAGTGGCAGAGAACCTTCTCATTGTCTTTTGTTGATTCTTTGATTTGGGCAGGCATTAGTTTGTAGGTGGAGTAAATTTGTAGGTTGCATATGTGTAGGTACTCCAAGTAACTTTTGCGTGTATGAAAGACCCTCCTACGTGCATGAGAAGGCGTTGTATGTGTATGAAATACCTTTCTACGTGCATGTAATTTGTCGACTTTCGGGTGAGACTTGAGCGTGCCTGAGGAGGCGTTATATGTGTATGGAACAACCTTTTTTAACGTGTGGGGCACAATTATGTCACTAGATTATGGCcttttttaatgagacttgtaatgAGAATTACCCTATTTGTCAGGGTGGTGTTGTTTTAAAATCCCAAAGTAACTTGCATATTTACATGCATGAGAAGGCGTTATATGTGTACGGAACAGCCTTCTACATGCATGAaatttttcaaaacaaaattactTTCATTATTTAGAGATCGCCTAGGCTATGCTCGGTTATGGCCTGTGTCATGCTCGTGCCGTGCTTGAGCGTGCCTGACTAATTCTTCAACTTTAAACCAACTCCTATGTACTTTGAGCGTGCCGTGCTGGGCCGTGCCTAAAGTGCTGATAGAATTGGCCCGACTTCTTCAATAATCACTCACATTTAAGTTTCGAGACTTGAAATGAGAATTAAAACCCACATTTAAGTCTTGAGACTTGAAATGATCCTAAAAACAAGTGTTGTAATGAGAATTAACCCATCTCATGGGGATTAACCCATTTGGGTTATCTGTGCATAAAATGGCCTTCTATGTGCATGGAATAACCTTTTATGTGCATGATATTAAACGACTTGTCGTACACGATGATGATTCAACTAATcacattttattgctggcataaaATGATCACATGTTTCAGCTTTTTAATTACCAAATTTGGAGAAACAATTATCACACGTGCATAAAATGACTTCGTACGTGCATAAAATGAGCTCGTATGTGCATGCCATAATTGCTCAGGGAAATACATGTTTTCTATTCTTAAATCGAATCACAATTTCATCTTCTCAAATATACAATTTAAAAATCCGGAAGACTCCCGTTACATTTATTACAAAACAATtgtaaatgaaaaaaaataatccTAAAAACAAGTGTTGACTTCTCAAATGATGCTCAAAAATTCCGCCGCACAAGTCCAATTCCTCGCAAAAAACTTCAATCTCACACATAAGAAAGCAAATGTCAGCAAagataaaaattagaggaaaataaAAAGGGTAAAAATAGAAAACTTGCGCTAATAAGAGACATCAATTACTCGACTATTTGTCAGTGATCCTTTGGTCGGTCACAATTCCTGCGGTCGTGGTTCGCCATCTGCCCACAAGCCTTGCATCTTCTTAGTGGTTTCTTATTGACTTCCCCCGCTCTTTCTCTTTGTGAAATCATTCTTTTTCCCGAGCCTTTGTTTTGCATTGTCTTGGCGACAAAATTGTAATTTCGCTAGGCACACTTGTACCCAAGAGCATTCCAATTTCCGCATTTTTGTCCCTTTTCTTTCCAATACTATTATTACCACCATCATCAGCGACACTACTTGTTATTTCTGCAAGTACCCTTTCCTTGAACCCGCGTAAAATGGTTAGTAACTCATCACAATTAACAGGACTCTGTTCAACTAGTGATACACAAGTGAACATTTCTGACCACAATTCAGTCAGTTTGTTCTTTTGTGCATCGACTGATCTGCAATCAGCAAGCAACTGCCCATCAGAATTGAAGATTGACTGGCAAGTTGCTAGTTTGCTCCACCTATTAAGTAGGTATTCGCTTGGAATTTTCTCAAAACCATAATCTTTTAGGACACAGAGAATATGTCGACAAAGTATTCCATGTCGTTCAAATTTCTTGCAATTGCATACTAGTTTCACTTCAGCTGTCTTATAACCCACCTTATAGTCTTTCTTTCTCACACGATCCTTGACGTCTATGTAGAGAATTGCAtgattcttatctttttctttgtcCCCAATGGCACATGTAAAGCATGCTGCTTTTATTTCCACTTTGAACTCCTCGAAAATTCTCGGAGTGTAGGTTTCTGCTACATGCTTTTCTAGGTTTAGAGGAGTAGCCAAGTCA
Protein-coding sequences here:
- the LOC141620480 gene encoding protein FAR-RED ELONGATED HYPOCOTYL 3-like, translating into MDTQRWAQSKLIAQSKYSFPDLATPLNLEKHVAETYTPRIFEEFKVEIKAACFTCAIGDKEKDKNHAILYIDVKDRVRKKDYKVGYKTAEVKLVCNCKKFERHGILCRHILCVLKDYGFEKIPSEYLLNRWSKLATCQSIFNSDGQLLADCRSVDAQKNKLTELWSEMFTCVSLVEQSPVNCDELLTILRGFKERVLAEITSSVADDGGNNSIGKKRDKNAEIGMLLGTSVPSEITILSPRQCKTKAREKE